The window CAAGTTGATGAAATTACCATATCCCGGTGGTCCGTATATTGAAAAGGCGGCGAAGAAAGGCAGGATAGGAACGGTGAAGTTTCCCGTGCCGAAACCCGGCGCCTATAATTTCAGCTATGCCGGTTTAAAGACCGCAGTGTTGTATTATGTGAGGGATAATCCCGGGTATGACCGTGGTGATGTTGCGGCGGGTTTTCAGGAGGCGGCGATCGAACATCTGATTCAGGTGGTGGACAGGGCACTCACTGCAACCGGCACAGAGAGGCTTGGGATAGTAGGGGGGGTGTCGGCGAATAAAAGGCTCCGTGAAAGGTTCACTCAACTGGCTGAAAAGAGGAAAGTAAAGTTACATATCCCGCAGTTCCAACATTGCACTGATAACGGTGTGATGATCGCCCTTGCCGGAGCTGCACGCTTTAAGAAATTCGGTCCCTCAGAGCTGTCACTTGATGCTCTCGCCCGACAGAGACTGGATAAGATCAGTGTCGGTCAGCCTTGCTGTTGACTTTTAACCGATTTTTACTAAAATAACTAAATGAAGAAGATTGCACTCTGCAACCAGAAGGGCGGCGTGGGAAAGACCGCAACCGCTGTGAATCTGGCTGTCGGGCTCTCTCTTGCCGAGAAGAACGTTCTTCTGGTTGATATTGACCCTCAGGCAAATGCGACGAGCGGACTCGGGATTGATTACCGTTCTCTTGATCTATCGATCTATGATTGTCTTTATAAATCGGAATTGGTGCAAAAGACAATCATAAAAACCAAATGGCCGAGACTTTCTGTCCTGCCTTCCACGCCGGATTTAGCTGGTGCCGAGATTGAATTTGTCGACCAGGAATCCCGGGAGGAGAGATTGAAAAAATTGTTGAATACGATTAACGACACCTATGATTTCGGAATTATTGATTGCCCGCCGTCGTTGGGAATTTTGACGGTCAACGCCCTTGTGGCTTCAGACAGTGTGATTATTCCGATTCAGTGTGAATACTATGCACTTGAAGGGCTTGAAAAGCTGCTCAAAACACTGAAGGCGATAAAGAACAATTTAAACAGAAATCTTGTTATTGAAGGTATTCTATTGACGATGTTCGACGCCCGATTGAATTTAGCCAAAGATGTAGTTGAAGATATCCGCGCACATTTCCCCAACATTGTTTTTGAGACCGTTATACCACGGTCCGTACGTATTGCGGAGTCGCCTTCTTACGGCAAATCTGTAATTCACTACCGAATATCCTCACCCGGTGCTCAGGCTTATTTAAATTTAACGAGGGAGTTGTTGAATCATGCGTAAAAGAGCCTTAGGTAAAGGAATTGAAGCATTAATCCCTGTTAAAGAAGAAGAGTCGCTTCAGCAGGGCTATAGGATGATACCGATAGCCGACATCAGTCCTAATCCCTATCAGCCGCGTGCCGGGATAGATGAGGCTGATATCAAAGAGCTGGCGGCTTCCATTAAAGAAAAGGGGATTATCGAACCGGTGATCGTCAAGAAAGCAGGAAAAAAATATATTCTGGCTGCCGGTGAAAGACGGCTCAGGGCTGCGCGGGTCGCCGGATTGAAAGAAATCCCGGCGGTCATCCGTGATTTAACCGACCAGGATCTGCTGGAGATCGGATTGATTGAGAATCTGCATCGTAAAGATTTGAATCCTGTTGAAGAAGCAATCGCCTATGATGAACTTAATAAAAAATTCGGTATGACTCATGAACGGATCGCTCAACTGG of the candidate division WOR-3 bacterium genome contains:
- the tsaD gene encoding tRNA (adenosine(37)-N6)-threonylcarbamoyltransferase complex transferase subunit TsaD — encoded protein: MITLGIETSCDETAVGIIDENRILANVVSSQIIHSKFGGVVPELAARNHIKVIVPLLKVALETAQIKLENVELFSVTYGPGLIGALLVGLSFTKSLAIALEKPFIGINHLEGHIYALHIQQQMHYPYLVLLVSGGHTEVILVKDEFDYKTIGKTVDDACGEAFDKVAKLMKLPYPGGPYIEKAAKKGRIGTVKFPVPKPGAYNFSYAGLKTAVLYYVRDNPGYDRGDVAAGFQEAAIEHLIQVVDRALTATGTERLGIVGGVSANKRLRERFTQLAEKRKVKLHIPQFQHCTDNGVMIALAGAARFKKFGPSELSLDALARQRLDKISVGQPCC
- a CDS encoding ParA family protein, with product MKKIALCNQKGGVGKTATAVNLAVGLSLAEKNVLLVDIDPQANATSGLGIDYRSLDLSIYDCLYKSELVQKTIIKTKWPRLSVLPSTPDLAGAEIEFVDQESREERLKKLLNTINDTYDFGIIDCPPSLGILTVNALVASDSVIIPIQCEYYALEGLEKLLKTLKAIKNNLNRNLVIEGILLTMFDARLNLAKDVVEDIRAHFPNIVFETVIPRSVRIAESPSYGKSVIHYRISSPGAQAYLNLTRELLNHA
- a CDS encoding ParB/RepB/Spo0J family partition protein, whose protein sequence is MRKRALGKGIEALIPVKEEESLQQGYRMIPIADISPNPYQPRAGIDEADIKELAASIKEKGIIEPVIVKKAGKKYILAAGERRLRAARVAGLKEIPAVIRDLTDQDLLEIGLIENLHRKDLNPVEEAIAYDELNKKFGMTHERIAQLVGKDRSTITNTLRILGLPEKVKRYLKEGKLTSGHARALLGVQDEIRLLQLADRIVKEELSVRAAEILIKRVQKRPTIIPGPQKEPNLLILEDELSKLLHTKVTIEWKRNKGTITIYYYSLEDFTRIHEILKKGKKS